In bacterium, a single genomic region encodes these proteins:
- a CDS encoding OFA family MFS transporter, with amino-acid sequence PVSLRPMEGILNVEFLKNNRWIVVIGALMVQFALGAIYAWSVFTPDLGKAPFNFTPNQTQGIFSAGLAAFALMMIVAGQLQMKFGPRMMTMIGGFLLGLGYVLAGMFGHTFIAQLVCIGLIGGSGIGLAYVCPIAVGMKWFPDKKGLITGLAVAGFGFGATAWVMLAPTWANAAGVIDVLKVFTIYGCIFFALVELGSIVMVNPPADWAPAGWSGPKSSTSGKTIASVEFSSSEMVRTPQFYMLWLTFVFSALAGLMVIGIIKLFGIDALQERSGMTEKAASAAAGVAMAVFYALANGLGRIVWGAVSDKIGRKTSIIIMTAFQGVMMVAFYLIGGSVGLLFAGATIVGFNFGGNFALFPAITADFFGTKSVGRNYGWLFTAYGIGGIVGPMMAGHFKAIGKGHGVTAWMPAFMIAGALCIVASIITILIKPPVKAAILTPVKERELAGVK; translated from the coding sequence TCCCTGTTTCACTTCGACCTATGGAGGGGATTTTGAACGTCGAGTTTCTAAAAAATAATCGTTGGATAGTGGTTATAGGCGCTCTCATGGTGCAATTTGCCTTGGGCGCTATTTATGCATGGTCGGTATTTACGCCTGATCTTGGGAAGGCTCCCTTTAATTTCACACCAAACCAAACGCAGGGCATTTTCTCTGCAGGGTTGGCGGCATTTGCCTTAATGATGATTGTCGCAGGCCAACTCCAAATGAAATTTGGGCCGAGAATGATGACCATGATCGGCGGCTTTTTACTTGGTTTAGGGTATGTATTGGCTGGCATGTTCGGGCATACTTTCATAGCACAGCTTGTGTGCATCGGTCTAATTGGCGGAAGCGGCATTGGTCTTGCTTATGTCTGCCCTATCGCTGTTGGCATGAAGTGGTTCCCTGACAAAAAGGGACTCATCACCGGCTTAGCGGTTGCGGGATTCGGCTTTGGCGCGACCGCATGGGTAATGCTCGCGCCCACATGGGCCAACGCGGCCGGCGTTATAGACGTACTAAAAGTCTTCACTATCTATGGATGTATATTTTTCGCGCTTGTCGAATTGGGCTCAATTGTCATGGTCAATCCACCCGCAGATTGGGCGCCGGCAGGTTGGAGTGGACCGAAGTCATCAACTTCAGGAAAAACTATCGCTTCTGTCGAATTCTCTTCCAGTGAAATGGTCCGCACCCCGCAGTTCTACATGCTGTGGCTTACGTTTGTGTTCAGCGCGCTGGCGGGGCTGATGGTGATCGGCATTATAAAACTCTTCGGCATTGATGCCCTCCAAGAGAGAAGTGGAATGACAGAGAAGGCAGCTTCGGCTGCTGCCGGTGTGGCGATGGCGGTATTCTATGCGCTCGCGAATGGTCTTGGTAGAATCGTATGGGGTGCCGTTTCAGATAAGATCGGCCGCAAGACCTCTATTATCATCATGACCGCCTTCCAAGGCGTGATGATGGTTGCCTTCTACTTAATCGGTGGAAGCGTCGGGCTCCTATTCGCAGGAGCGACAATCGTCGGGTTCAACTTCGGCGGTAACTTTGCGCTATTCCCTGCCATTACAGCAGATTTCTTCGGTACGAAATCTGTTGGCCGCAACTATGGTTGGTTATTCACAGCCTATGGCATCGGCGGCATTGTCGGCCCGATGATGGCAGGCCACTTTAAGGCGATTGGAAAAGGGCATGGAGTAACCGCATGGATGCCCGCCTTTATGATTGCAGGCGCCTTATGTATCGTGGCTTCCATTATCACCATACTTATCAAGCCGCCTGTGAAGGCTGCGATACTGACGCCTGTCAAGGAAAGAGAACTGGCTGGAGTTAAATAA
- the glgP gene encoding alpha-glucan family phosphorylase: MHQFHTFSVVPKLPDKLRPLEKLAFNLRWSWDSSLAELAKMLDSHAWEASCHNPVTMLGMVPQERLSQAAEDPVFIEHMETAYRELQDHLTGDFWFQQAHADAENVSIAYFSAEFGIAECLPIYSGGLGVLAGDHLKAASELGDPLVGVTLLYQKGYFRQYLNVDGWQQERYPSNDFSNLPINLMKKPDGSPVTISVDFPNRKVHAQVWEAKVGRVSLYMLDTNVALNDARDHYITNELYGGDQETRIQQEIMLGIGGTRALVELGISRTVYHMNEGHSAFLALERIRMLMQEKGISFDLARQITSAGNVFTTHTPVAAGFDVFHPAMMQVYFGDYAKSLGLEWEEFMALGRVDPSDKTSGFNMAVLAMKNSPYVNGVSKLHGQVSRSMVEPLWPGYSNEEIPVNSVTNGIHTSSWISADMARLFDEYLGFEWSSQVPKEEIWAKVDEIPDEELWAIHQRHRMKLVEFARKRMHEQLVQRNVNRREVDAAKNILNPEALTIGFARRFATYKRATLILSDPERLKKIISNTDRPVQFVFAGKAHPKDDAGKDYLRQIVHFAREESVRNHMVFLEDYDLATARKMVHGVDVWLNTPRRPMEASGTSGMKVVCNGGLNFSVLDGWWAEAYEPEVGWAIGSGEEYTDFAYQDRVEAQEMYELLEQDIVPLFYNRDQDDVPHEWIAKMKACMRKLMPVYSTCRMVREYTDRFYIPAGKRYQTFAGDDYSRAQSVVDWKKRIKANWSQVSVGEVKEEEGNLLTIGSEMKISAMVELGVLSPTDVSVEIYWGNIRTETGVVNGRTIRMTRIESKDGLHHYEGCIPCDNSGLHGYTIRVIPDHPDAVIPYDLNLITWE, encoded by the coding sequence ATGCACCAATTTCATACATTTTCTGTTGTACCTAAACTGCCCGATAAACTGCGGCCGTTAGAAAAACTGGCTTTTAATCTACGATGGAGCTGGGATAGCAGCCTTGCCGAACTTGCCAAAATGCTCGATTCGCATGCTTGGGAAGCTTCGTGTCATAACCCGGTGACGATGCTGGGCATGGTTCCTCAAGAGCGCCTTTCTCAAGCTGCTGAAGACCCTGTATTTATTGAACACATGGAAACGGCCTATCGGGAGTTGCAAGACCACTTAACAGGCGATTTCTGGTTCCAACAAGCACATGCAGATGCGGAGAATGTCAGCATCGCTTATTTCTCGGCTGAGTTCGGAATTGCGGAGTGTTTGCCAATTTATTCGGGCGGTCTTGGAGTTTTAGCAGGCGATCACCTGAAAGCTGCCAGCGAACTTGGCGACCCTTTGGTTGGAGTAACACTGCTCTACCAAAAGGGTTACTTTAGGCAATATCTCAATGTTGATGGATGGCAGCAGGAACGATATCCCTCAAACGACTTCAGCAATCTCCCCATCAACCTGATGAAGAAGCCTGATGGTAGTCCAGTCACTATTTCAGTCGACTTTCCCAACCGCAAAGTTCATGCACAGGTGTGGGAAGCTAAAGTCGGTCGCGTTTCCCTCTATATGCTCGATACAAATGTGGCTTTAAATGATGCGCGCGACCACTACATCACCAACGAACTCTATGGCGGCGATCAAGAGACACGCATTCAGCAGGAGATCATGTTAGGGATCGGCGGCACTCGCGCGTTGGTTGAATTGGGGATTTCACGTACTGTCTATCACATGAATGAGGGACACTCTGCATTTCTTGCGCTTGAGCGGATACGAATGCTCATGCAAGAGAAGGGTATCAGCTTCGATTTGGCTCGTCAAATAACGAGCGCCGGGAACGTTTTTACCACTCATACACCCGTTGCCGCAGGGTTTGATGTTTTCCATCCGGCGATGATGCAAGTTTATTTTGGAGATTATGCCAAATCGCTTGGTTTGGAATGGGAAGAGTTCATGGCGCTAGGCCGAGTAGACCCCAGCGACAAGACTTCAGGCTTTAACATGGCGGTTTTGGCTATGAAAAATTCGCCCTATGTAAATGGGGTAAGTAAGCTTCATGGCCAAGTCTCGCGCTCGATGGTTGAGCCGTTATGGCCTGGCTATTCAAACGAAGAAATCCCTGTGAATTCTGTCACCAATGGGATTCATACCAGCAGTTGGATATCTGCTGATATGGCACGATTATTTGACGAATATCTTGGCTTTGAATGGTCAAGCCAGGTACCGAAAGAGGAAATATGGGCGAAGGTCGATGAAATTCCTGATGAGGAATTGTGGGCAATCCATCAACGCCATCGTATGAAGCTGGTCGAGTTTGCGAGAAAGCGAATGCATGAGCAGTTGGTTCAGCGAAATGTAAATCGTCGTGAGGTAGATGCGGCAAAGAATATCTTGAACCCGGAAGCGCTTACCATCGGCTTTGCTAGACGCTTTGCAACTTACAAGCGCGCAACGCTCATCTTAAGCGATCCGGAGCGGCTCAAGAAAATTATATCCAATACCGACCGTCCAGTCCAGTTTGTTTTTGCTGGAAAAGCGCACCCAAAGGATGATGCCGGCAAAGATTACCTTCGCCAAATCGTTCACTTCGCGCGTGAAGAGTCTGTGCGCAATCACATGGTCTTCTTAGAAGATTACGACCTTGCAACCGCCCGTAAAATGGTGCACGGAGTTGATGTTTGGCTGAATACGCCCCGACGACCGATGGAAGCCAGCGGAACAAGCGGTATGAAGGTTGTTTGCAACGGCGGCTTGAACTTCTCGGTGCTTGATGGCTGGTGGGCAGAAGCCTATGAGCCGGAGGTCGGCTGGGCAATCGGTTCGGGCGAAGAGTACACGGATTTCGCCTATCAAGATCGTGTTGAAGCTCAGGAAATGTATGAGTTGCTGGAGCAGGATATAGTTCCGTTATTCTATAACCGAGACCAAGATGATGTCCCGCATGAATGGATTGCGAAAATGAAAGCCTGCATGCGTAAACTGATGCCAGTATACAGTACCTGCCGAATGGTACGCGAATATACCGATCGCTTCTATATTCCGGCCGGCAAGAGGTATCAGACCTTTGCCGGTGATGATTACAGCCGCGCCCAATCAGTTGTCGATTGGAAAAAGCGAATCAAGGCCAACTGGTCACAGGTTAGCGTGGGAGAGGTTAAGGAAGAAGAGGGAAACTTACTTACTATCGGCAGCGAGATGAAAATCTCTGCAATGGTCGAACTAGGTGTTCTTTCCCCGACGGATGTTTCAGTTGAAATCTATTGGGGTAATATCCGTACTGAAACCGGTGTTGTCAATGGCAGGACGATTCGAATGACTCGCATTGAATCCAAAGATGGGCTGCATCATTATGAGGGCTGCATTCCTTGCGATAATAGTGGATTACATGGATATACGATCCGAGTAATACCCGATCATCCAGACGCAGTTATCCCCTACGATTTGAACTTGATAACGTGGGAATAA